The Corylus avellana chromosome ca11, CavTom2PMs-1.0 genome contains the following window.
ACCGCCTGATGCAAGATGCAATGTGTCCTCAACTAGCATTCCAGAACTTGATGTGTTCTCTGTGTAGTAATCTACAGTGTAAGGGCATGGCTGCTTGGGACTTTTGCAGTTTGGACCCAATTCACATAACCGATGGCTGCAAGATAGATGCTTGCTGGTGCTTGAACGAGACGGATTGTACTCATTCAGATCTCTATCCTGCATAATAGATGCCCCATATACGAGGGAGCACCTGCCAATCAATCTTTGGAAATAAGTGCTAAACCTGTTATCCATTCTTATCGAATTTCCATACTTCTACCCCTTAATTGATTTAATAACATCCACATATTAACGAGATGGTAGTTCAAATGAGCATATTACATATCATGAATGATCCAAAAGTTCACTCCACATACATCAGCAATAGATGAGAGGCTCACCCATGGACTAATGATacgaagaaaacaaatttgCCTCAATTGGGTcatcaattaatataaaacaattatgacaaaataaaagaaacaatcagTTTGGGACAATAATTTTACAAGAACCTATTAGTTGTCAAACATAGGATACAAGATCCACTTTTCTCCTCACAATGTCATAGCACAAACCAAGTGTAAAGGCGAAATATTTAACAAAGCAAGCAATAATCAGCAGAGAAAAGTTGACCTACCAGAGTACTATAGTAACTTGCAGATAGGGGAGCACATTGAACACAATCGCATGGAACCCAAAGTAGATCACTCCCAGAATCCAAAGCAACAAGAAATGAAACATTCGGTGTCCCAATGTCAATCCAGGTATAATGtaacctttttaaaaaaaaaaaaaaaaaacagagcacAAGTTCAATGTCCATGGATCAAAGATAAAATCTGAAACTACAAAGAGACGATGAAAACAAACCATCCGAAGTCGTTTCCGAACGACATCGCTTTGCTGCCTTGGGAGGGGAAGAGCAGCTGGTAGCGAGCGCCGAGCTTCATGCTCTGCCTCCGAAAGTCGGCGCTCAGCAGCGCCTGATAATACTCAACGCTCCTCCTCCGCTCCGGCCAAGACGACCCAGCCGCACTGCCGTTTCTCTGACCCCTACGCGCCTTCATTTCCTCCGAGAACCTGTGAATCAGCTTCGACGACAAGAACGACGTCGTCGCCGTTACCGCGCCACCATTCTCGACCACCATCCACGCCACCAACAAAATAATCAGCGACCGATGAGCCGCCGGAGCAGCCATTGCACTGGAACCCCGGAGCAGGGAGTTGAGATGAGGTGAAAAAGACTCACAGAGGTTGCTTTGGGAGGCAGAATCCGAGGTGTGTTTTGTTAATGGGAATAGATTGGTCGGTTTAAGCGATATAATACTAAATTAAGTAGGGGTGAGTGAGGTGGAGAAAAACAGAAAGGGCATGATTGTGGCCGCGAAGACGCGCCACGTAAGTGGTCCCCAGAGCCTTTACGTGTCAGGGAATACAACGTGCTTTGATTGGCGGGGACGTTTTGTCAGGACATGAAGGGCCCGCgctcttttccttctttctgttttttctggtttgttttttttttctcaggaGAAAGTCGAATGTGATACGCCTATTTAGCTGACATGTTCTactcaatttattttcaaattaattttaagaaaaatgctatactgcaataaaaaataaaaaaaaatttattcataaaaatattaggtggcaagaggtcaAAAGTCTTATTTGTAGTTGTTGTGGTCACACCCACTAATGAGCCTAtgacctcttgccacctaagacttttatggacaaaaaatgatatttttattgcactatagcatatctctaattttaattaaaaaaaattggaaaaattcactaAAGACCCCcgaacttccacccgttttgaaatacctcttttaaatttcaaaatctctcaatttagtctcctgaactttcaattgctctcaatttgaacccttccgtctattttagccgttaaaaatacaaaaaaattaaataaaaaaataaaaaagactaaaatatccctgatttttgttttttttttaaataaaaaaagttttggaagttgaaattttatataaaagttaggggtataaacgtcatgtaacatttaaaatttgaaaagggggttcaaattgagagtaattgaaagttcaggggactaaattgagagattttgaagtttatggggtatttcaaaacgagtgaaagttCGAGAGTCTTTagtaaagtttctcctaaaaaaattaaaggtaaattaaGCATACCAAATCCTTAGAAAATGCTCGAAAATGAGCTTCTCAAAagtattttgattattttcctaattttctAGCGATCCATTGATGgttaatgaaagaaaatatgaaatttgaatGCTAATtagcatttattattattcttagtTTGGATAATAAAAGACAAAGGGAATAGAATTTAACGATGAATTTGGTGAAGACAGAAAGTAGATGTAAAGTAGATTGtgaaatcaaaatttattatgTGCAGGATTCTAAAAGCTAATAGAAATTGGatagaaaattacaaaagagaaaagtaaggctactatattttattttattttaatttatgattgtTACCAACTCTTCTACAATGCCATATGTTCTTGTTTGttatatctttattttatatggTGCGGCGTCAAGAGTGTCCTATTGTGAGCGAAGAAAAGGCCAAAGGCCAAAGGGAGAGAGCTCTTCGCTGATGTGAAAGAAGCTCTCATGTTGAATAGGATAGTTTAAATTCATTGGTAAAACCTTTGACTTAAAGTTTAAGCtaacttaattatattaattattattttctttttccttttttaatgaGAAACTCAACACTGATAAGTGCACtcacaataatttttcattcACTCACTTGTGACATTAACCCAACTTCTCATCTTGCTCATgagtctttttatattttcaagagTATCTTGCGTTAAGAGTTGCCCCAAAGTTCCCCAGAACGCAATTTCAAGCCAAACGCGTCCATACACTTATCTCAAAAAGTGAATTCGAGGAAAAGTGAATAGTAAATTAGGATTTTGAGCAATAAATTAATTAGGCATGATAAATGCACAactttttaacataattttggcccaactttttttttttttttttttttgaaaacaaaataaaaaattctgaagcaataacatcctatgcagtcttttattttttggtatttaaaaaaaaaaaacagtatttttcttcataaaaatggtcattattacgaaaaaaaagaccattaaaaaaaaaaaactaaaaaacagaCCACATGGGGTGTTATTgcttaggatttttttttttttttttcttaaataatgataatataataaaaaagttgtgccaaagttgtacctttatcatttctcttaataaattgtcaaaattgttaataatttgaaaaaatattacaagaattattaacaatttaggCGTGAATCCTCATATGATAAAGACTGCCTACAAAGACAGACAAGCCTCTTTCACTATTCTTCCATTATTATTctctaacttttatttttttaacaaaaaaaaataaaaaatcgaatCCGAGGAAGAGGAAGGAGAGTGCGAAATGAAGTCAGATTCGCAGGTTGATGATTGAAACATGTGGGCGAGCGAGCGAGGTTGAGAGTTGAGACAGTGACTGGTTGTGGCGAGACAGAGCCACTGGGCCGTGTCTTACGCCAACATGGGCCATTTTGTGCTGGTCGGAAAGCAAACTATCACCGCCCTTTTTCCTTTCCTACGAAGctaaaaaacaagaatgaaaacaaaaggGGTTTCATAAATCATTGCCACTCTCAAAAAAGTCATTAAATATCACTGGCTTCAACACTAATATGGTGCCACGTACCCAGTCGTTTTCACCAATTATTTAGTCACACCCATGGCCATAATTATCTTTCTGTATGTAtttcagaatatatatatatatatatatatatatatatagccgatATTTGTATATTGAGCCATGAGTTTCATGTTCCAGGGAAAAAGCCAAAAAGGTCAGCATAAATGTCTGATATTAATCTTCAATCATCGACCTCGTTGATGACCCACAAAAAAATCAACTCAAATTTATCCAAACCCCACTCTGAGATACTCTTTATCCCCTTGATAATTTTAATGTATCAAAAGATAGTTCAATCGACTGAAAATCACGCCTTATAATTTCGTGTTGAATTCATGGTTGTCCTACCAAAGGGCCTTTTTCTCACAATGTGCAATTACTTTATGTTCCCAGGCAAAGACAGAATGGCAATTTGACATATTTGTTGTAAGTGggaagaaaacacaaaaacattcTAGTATACAAAACAATTAACTGCGATATGACAATGAATCTTAATGTCTGGTGTTTATTatacaatcaaataataactaacattaacaaatataaccAGCAAAATCTACAAATGGAAAACCAGAACCAATTTCATTATTTCCCTCAGAAAAAATGACAGCACACAGGACTCAATACAGAAAGTACCAAGGAAAGTAAATCCTTCTGCCCGCAACGGATACAAATATATGATCAGGATACAAAAGAATACATTGACAAATGACTATGCTTTAAGGCTATTGACGAAAAATCAAAATCTCTGGTACACTATATACACTGACATGATAAATAACCcagaacaagaaagaaaaaagaaaatctcttCAAACATATTTCCACCTAATTATACAATTCCCAGAAGATTACAGGTTACTTCACTAATGGGTCTTCTTGCTTATTAGACCACTGGAATTCTATTTCTAAATTCCGGGATGGCCCACTTTTGCTTTCCGGCAACAGCGTGTATTCACCGGCAACTGCTCCCAGCATTACAACCCGATCAATCTGGATCGTTACTTTTCCAAATGAACTCTGTCATCAGATAAAAGGTGAATGGGTTAAGATGCAAATTAAGGAGAATAGAAAGTAATATGTGAGACTACTCTTTCTATATCACTTCTCTGTCTCATTTACCTTCCCCATCTTGCTCTTGTTTTTGCAAGAAATATGAAGCTTCTGGCCCTTCGGTGGGCTCTCAAAGGACCATGAAAAGCTCTCATCCCACTCTGGATTTGGCCCAGTTGAAACCACCTGATGAATACACATTTAGAAGTTACATCAGCAATAATTTGATAAGCTTGGTCAAACATACCATAAGTTTAGACAGAAGAAAAGGTGAAGTGACCTGTGACCTAACTGTAAAAATGACCTAATAATTAAAAGGGATCtcatgaaaaattgaaaatacagCTTTTGTTCAGTGCAATGCTACACAGAACTGTTCCATGCAGCCCAAGACTTTCAGCGCAAAGCAGAATcaagaaaatcacaaataataatattaaaaaaaaaaatcgtatgAAAAAGAAGGCAAATTCTCTTAACAGATGGAAAGATGACCAAAAAAATGTACGAGATGAAAAAAACTGCTCTTATCAGATGGCTCCCTCAGTTTCACAAACCTCAACCTCCTTTTTACACTCAAATTTggaatctaaaaatttaaaaccctaaaaatgagATAAGAAACTTTATTACTCATATTATATGAGAAGGACTAGAAAAACCAATGAAGATAAATAGACTTCCTTCGAGGTATTAGGTCTAAAAGTGCACTTTCAGAAATTTCTGTGCATTATTTAACCAAGAAACCAAATTACATAGCTTTCATTTCTGGAAAGGGAAAATTATAATGAGCACTAGCTCACACGATTTGAATGATGTAAGACATCATGGAGTCTCATTCAAACTCTTGTAATCTTGTATTTCTACTATATAAATGACTTACATATTCAGGAGAGGATTGTtaccaggaaaaaaaatgctGATCAGAAAATAAAAGTGTGGAATTATAGAAAAGCATTTTACCTGGGTTTGTCTAGGAGGAGTGTTGCCAAGTGTAAGCTTACAGTAAACACTAGGGTTTCCCACTGACTGCTTCATGTTGTTGCCACGCTTGATTGTCACCACTAGTGTCCCAGGCAAACACTGCAATAGAAATTCTGCCTTTTCCTGAAACCGAGGTGGGCCAGACTGGATTAGGTATTGCAGCAAGGGGATTGCATCTGCAGCAGCTATTGACTGAGCTCTAGAAACTTCAGCTGGGCATGCTGACCAAGCTTGCCTCAGAAGAAAAAGTGCATCTAAGGCAGCTTCTTGAGTTGCCTCTGAGCCTGTCTTGAGGGACGTAACCAGATGGGGAATGCTAAGTGTTGCAGGTTCAGTTGCTCTCAAACGCGGGAAGTTGCTGAATAGAGCATTTAGAGCTTTCAGATACTCATCATTCACAGTTCCAGTGGCCCATAAATCTTTTTCAATAGCAGCTGCAAGACCACAATAATCATATGAGACAAACcagaaaataaaggagaaaaaatagaaggaaagaaaaagtatCTGCTTGCAAGAGAGACATCCGAGCAACTGATACCAATACATTATAGACCAATTCTCAAACAGCACATTTTATCTAAAATTACTTATGGGTAGATATCAGCCTATTTCACCGAATGCATTATTTCTTAGTCAGTCAGAACTTTCAAGTATTTTCAAACAACCTTAAGGATATCATCTAAGAAAAAGGAATGATAGCTTGTATATAACACAAGTTAATACTCACACATTTGCTCAGATTGGGAAGAAGAGTAACACTAATAACCTACCATTCACATGGTCTTATTCAAGTGCCAGTCAGATTGAAAGAACTGCcaggaaaataaattaactaataAATTAACTTTGTTTTGCATAGTCCTAATAAACTGTAGGCATTCACGTGTTCTTCTTCAAGTACTACTCAGCTTGACAGCAACCATTAGAAGAgtaacttaattatattttgcatattCCATGAGAACATAATAAAATGTAATCATTTCTGTTGCAATATTGAATCTTCTTTGCTAGTTTTGCCAGTGAGTTCTAAGCTCCTTAAGGGTAAAAGAAGGGGACGATACTTCATCATAAAGGAGTCTGCAAAATGACCCCAATGTAAATAGGGGAGTGTTCCTTGCACATACATCCCATGTACCTGGAATCTGGTCCTGTTAATGGCTTCTCTAAAAAATCATTCAAttatcaaagaaagaaaaaagtatttcaaTCAAATTTCCTAATGAATTTGACGCAAAACTTGCAACAATTCTTAGTTTATGCGGAAATATATTTTGTGAAATATTATTTGATAGACAATAGCCTCAAATAATAGAAAAACCCTGTACAAGAATATTCAAGTAACCACTGTGGACCAATAATATTTGATAGACAATAATACGTAAGCTGACCTTGTCTTGCAGGTATTCATGACACAAATAGTAGAtgcttttcatatcaattaaagCTCAGCAAATTCTGCATTGAGAATAAAGAGAACTCACCAGTTATAGCTCTGACTGTTTCACTAGAAGCATACTCCTGAATAGTATGATTAGAAAAAAGCAGTTTAATAAACATTGCAGCCTGAATAGATGTATCTGGATCACTCGAACCAATAAGATCCAATACAACCTGTACACCACCAGCCTCAGCAACTGCTCTTCTATTTGACCGACTGTACATCACAAGGTTTTGCAACGCACATATAGCTACCACTTTCATTTCTTCTGTAGGTTGTTCTTCAAGCACATTTACAAGAGCACGGCAAGCTGAAACAGCATCAGTACTTCGAGCGAGACCCTCATTCTGGAATAGATCACCAAGGGCCAAAGTTGCCAGTAACCTTGCTTGCTGAGCTTGGGTTTGTGGATCCAAAAGGTACTGGGATAATGGTAAGATAGCAGATTTGGTAGCTTTAGTTTCTCTGATCTTCACATTGTTCAACAATACCTCCAACAGTCTTGCAGCGGTTTCCTCACACTGATGACTTCTCAGAAGTTCCAAAAGAGCCTCTATGGCACCACTTTCAGCCATTGCTTCAGCACTGGTTGCGTCATCACTTTCCAACACCAGAAGGGCATTCAATGCACCAACTACTGTGCCCTCTGAGCCAGAACGAAGCAACCTTACCAACACAGCAACAGGAACTTCCAAATAAAATTCAGAGCTAAATTGCAGAATACTTGACAAAACAGAAGCAGCAGATTCCCACAAAGCATGAGGAAGAGAAGGATCAGCTTGCAATATCACTTTAGAAATTTCATTGACACCACCCTCTTTTGCAATTTCATTTGGCCATGTTAGTGCGAGACTCACAAGAGCCTTTACAGCTCGCTGCTGCAAAATGTGTATACCAGAACCAAGAACTCTTATTAGGGGGCCAATTACTTGCTGAGTCACTGTATCCTTCTGAAGTTTTTCCTCCAATAGCAGATGGGATAGAAGCTCAGCTGCCAACTGCTGCACTGCTGAAGCTGGAGAATCAAGTAAAGGAATAAGTGGCTCAATGGCTTGGTGAGAGGTCAGTGTATAGTCAGCACGACACTGTGGATGCTCTAAAATATTGACAAGAACCTGCAATGCACTGTGCTGCCCATCAGGCCCAAACTCTAGCCTTGTCAGCAACAGAAAAAGGGGCTCCACTACTTTTGCAGCAGATGGTCCTTTAGCAATACTAGCATTATTGGTCAATATTCGGAGCAGTTCAGCAAAGGCAGCACAGAGAAAATCGGGTGCTTCATGGAGGATATCAAGTATGCTTTCAATTACACCAGCTTTCACCATTTCCATCTTACAAGCAGGTCGATCTTTCCCCAACTTCACAAGAGCTCTGGAAATAGCCTCATGAAGCATGTAATTCCTACCATAGAGAAGGCCGACAAGAGGAATAACTGCACCATGTGCAGCGACTAGTTCTGCCAGTTGCTCATCATCAACAAGTTTATCCAATGCACGGACAACTGAATGCTGAGCAGGACTGAATTCAGCTACAAGGAGAGAAACCAGGGGCTCAACACAGCGTGCTGCAGCCATTGTGGACCTGATTCTTGTATTTCCGAAAAGAACACCACATAATTCAGCAGCATCCCCTTTTAGCTCCATTGAACAATTCGATGAAAGGATCCTGCAAAGGACATCCACTGCATTCATTTCAACATCTGCAACAGCAAGGGCTCTTGATGGGTTTTCACTCAATAACCTAACTAATGCAGCAATAGCAGCATGCTGCTCCCTCTCCAAACCAGTATTAAGAATCTCCACCAAGGGTTGAACAGCTTGTCGGGCAGTTTCTGCATTCCTAATATGGTCAGCAGAAAACAGGCTTTCCAATGCTTTCGCAGCACTATACCTTGCACCTCTTCCACCTAATCGTAAAACTGCTACAAGTTGACTGACAGAACCAAATGCAGCTTCATGTCTGCGTATTTCAGCACTGCTGAATAGGATCCCTAACAGATCAGTAGCAGCCTCCTCAGTTGCATCTTGTGGCCCAAGTGAAAGATACTTGGTCAGTGCTTCCAAAGCTCCTGATTCTACCATTACAATCTTATTTGGCGGACAGTCCTTTGCCAGCTGAGTCAGGATCCCAAGTGCTAGAAATGGTGCTCCAGGCCGATCTGGAATTGGTTTAAGCAGATCAACAAGGGCAGGTATTGCTTTTCGGGAAGTAGCACCAACCCTTATGTCATCAACTCTGAACAACCTCTCAAGAGCAACTTGCTCTGGATATCTCACCAAAGCAAACTCCTCTGACAATTCCAGAAGATCACATATGTCAGCATCAGCACAGCCAAGTAAGGAAATAAGCCCACCTGCTGCCCCGGAATTTGCAACAGATAGAAGAGTCCCTCTGCTACCATTACACACTAAACTGGCCACTGCTTGGGCAGCAAAATATCTGTTTGCCGACTCCTCTGACCTCAACAAATTTGCAAGTGCTGGTATACATTTCATGGTTGCATGTGCTCGTATGATATCTCTATCTTGAAATAAAATTGCTAAAAGTAGAGCACAAACCCATACGCTGCTATCTTCCTTGAAATCCATCTGCATAAATTACCATGGAGCAAACCAACACTCGATGAGGTAAAAAGAAACAGAGTATAACCACACCACTAGATCTCACTATTGCATGCGTGAGAAAACAGATGGACAGAAAATAATGTTACACAGAAACGATGCCCTATGTGCAATTCTCAGAATTCACCAATTAGATGCATCATGTTTCTTTTTAAATTGTAGTGGAACAAGAAAGACAATTACCTGAGTATACTGCGAAAAGCAATCAGAGATTCTATCAGTGAGGACTTCAATTGCTCCAGCCTCCATAATCACAGTTTTACTCTTTTCATCATGACAGGCAAGCACAGAAAGTAGCCATATGGCTAAGTTCACACCTGATATGAC
Protein-coding sequences here:
- the LOC132165326 gene encoding protein CELLULOSE SYNTHASE INTERACTIVE 1, giving the protein MKMGLRERSSSSMEDPDGTLASVAQCIEQLRQSSSSLQEKEFSLRQLLELIDTRENAFSAVGSHSQAVPVLVSLLRSGSLGVKIQAATVLGSLCKENELRVKVLLGGCIPPLLGLLKSTSAEGQVAAAKTIYAVSQGGARDHVGSKIFSTEGVVPVLWEQVANGLKAGNVVDSLLTGTLKNLSSSTEGFWTATIQAGGVDILVKLLKTGQSGTQANVCFLLACMMMEDASICSKVLAADATKQLLKLLGPGNEAPVRAEAAGALKSLSAQCKEARREIANSSGIPSLINATIAPSKEFMQGEYAQALQENAMCALANISGGLSYVISSLGQSLESCTSPAQIADTLGALASALMIYDSKAESTRASDPQAIEQTLLKQFKPHLPFLVQERTIEALASLYGNAVLSIKLASSDAKRLLVGLITMATNEVQDELVKSLLTLCNNEGSLWRALQGREGIQLLISLLGLSSEQQQECAVALLCVLSNENDESKWAITAAGGIPPLVQILETGSAKAKEDSATILSNLCNHSEDIRACVESADAVPALLWLLKNGSPNGKEIAAKTLNHLIHKSDTATISQLTALLTSDLPESKVYVLDALRSMLSRVPLNDILREGSAANDAMETMIKILSSTKEETQAKSASALAGIFETRKDLRESSIAVKTLWSAMKLLNVESENILVESSRCLAAIFLSIKENRDVAAVARDALPPLVLLANSSALEVSELATCALANLILDIEISEKAVPEEIILPATRVLREGTVSGKTHAAAAIARLLHSRQIDYALTDCVNRAGTILALVSFLESAIGGSVATSEALDALAILSRSEGASGHIKPAWAVLAEFPKSISPIVLSIVDATPLLQDKAIEILSRLCRDQPVVLGETVACASGCILSIARRVISSTNPKVKIGGAALLICAATVNHQRVVEDLNQSRLCAHLIQSLIAMLSVEQPSSLGNQGDDDKESISIYRHTKEEGRNSESNKGTSVISGVNLAIWLLSVLACHDEKSKTVIMEAGAIEVLTDRISDCFSQYTQMDFKEDSSVWVCALLLAILFQDRDIIRAHATMKCIPALANLLRSEESANRYFAAQAVASLVCNGSRGTLLSVANSGAAGGLISLLGCADADICDLLELSEEFALVRYPEQVALERLFRVDDIRVGATSRKAIPALVDLLKPIPDRPGAPFLALGILTQLAKDCPPNKIVMVESGALEALTKYLSLGPQDATEEAATDLLGILFSSAEIRRHEAAFGSVSQLVAVLRLGGRGARYSAAKALESLFSADHIRNAETARQAVQPLVEILNTGLEREQHAAIAALVRLLSENPSRALAVADVEMNAVDVLCRILSSNCSMELKGDAAELCGVLFGNTRIRSTMAAARCVEPLVSLLVAEFSPAQHSVVRALDKLVDDEQLAELVAAHGAVIPLVGLLYGRNYMLHEAISRALVKLGKDRPACKMEMVKAGVIESILDILHEAPDFLCAAFAELLRILTNNASIAKGPSAAKVVEPLFLLLTRLEFGPDGQHSALQVLVNILEHPQCRADYTLTSHQAIEPLIPLLDSPASAVQQLAAELLSHLLLEEKLQKDTVTQQVIGPLIRVLGSGIHILQQRAVKALVSLALTWPNEIAKEGGVNEISKVILQADPSLPHALWESAASVLSSILQFSSEFYLEVPVAVLVRLLRSGSEGTVVGALNALLVLESDDATSAEAMAESGAIEALLELLRSHQCEETAARLLEVLLNNVKIRETKATKSAILPLSQYLLDPQTQAQQARLLATLALGDLFQNEGLARSTDAVSACRALVNVLEEQPTEEMKVVAICALQNLVMYSRSNRRAVAEAGGVQVVLDLIGSSDPDTSIQAAMFIKLLFSNHTIQEYASSETVRAITAAIEKDLWATGTVNDEYLKALNALFSNFPRLRATEPATLSIPHLVTSLKTGSEATQEAALDALFLLRQAWSACPAEVSRAQSIAAADAIPLLQYLIQSGPPRFQEKAEFLLQCLPGTLVVTIKRGNNMKQSVGNPSVYCKLTLGNTPPRQTQVVSTGPNPEWDESFSWSFESPPKGQKLHISCKNKSKMGKSSFGKVTIQIDRVVMLGAVAGEYTLLPESKSGPSRNLEIEFQWSNKQEDPLVK